acgaagtATCAAACAGGCaatgtgtcaatacaggactaagatcgaatcctactacaccggctctgacactcgtcggatatgGCAGGGATTGAAAAATATTaaagactacaaaaggaaacccaGAATACCTAAATGCCATTTATGCTCGCTTGGAGGCAAGCAACATTGAAGCAAGCTTGAGAGcaacagctgttccggacgactgtgtgatcacgctctccataggcGATGTGAGCAAGaacttaaaacaggtcaacattcacaaagctgcggggccagacagattaccatgaagtgtactcaaagcatgtgcagaccaattggtaagtgtcttcactgatattttcaacctctccctgactgggtctgtaatacctacatgtttcaaatagaccaccatagtccctgtgcccaagaaagcgaaggtaacctgcctaaatgactagcgccctgtagcactcacgtcggtagccctgaagtgctttgaaaggctggtcatggctcacagcaACACCATCATGCCTGAAACCCTAGATCAACTTCAATTCACATACCGcacaacagatctacagatgatgcaatctcaatctcactccacactgccctttcacacctggacaaatggaacacctatgtgagaatgctgttcattggctacagtgcagcattcaacaccatatttcccacaaagctcatcactaagctaaggaccctgggactcaacacctctctctgcaactggatcctggacttcctgacgggccgctcccaggtggtaaaagtaggtaataacacatctgccacgctgatccttaacacgggTGCCCCTCAGGAATGCGTGCTTAGTcctgtaccccctgttcacccatgactgcgtggccaagcacgactccaacaccatcattaagtttgctgacgacacaacagtggtaggcctgatcaccaacattgatgagacagcctatagggaggaggtcagagacctggcagtggggtgccaggacaggaacctctccctcaatgtgagcaagacaaaggagctgatcgtggactacaggaagagaAGGTCCGAACAGTCCCCCATTATCATTGAGGGAGAGACATTGACGgtgctgaagtggagcgggtcgagagtttcaagttcattggtgtccacatcaccagtgaactatcatggtccaaacacaccaagacagttgtgaagagggcacgacaacaccttttccccctcaggagactgaaaggatttgacatgggtccccagatcctcaagaagttatatagctgcaccatcgagagcatcctgactggttgcatcaccgcctggtatggcaagtgctcggcatctgactgtaaggcgctacagagggtagtgcgtatggcccagtacattactcgggccaagcttcctgacatccatgacctgtatactaggcggtgtcagaagaaggcccaaaaaattgccaaagactccagtcacccaagtcatagactgttctctctgctactgcacggcaagcggtaccggattgTCAAgtttaggaccaaaaggctccttaacagcctcTACGCCCAAGCCATGAAACTGTTGAACaatttaatcaaatggccacccggactatttacattgtaattttcttgttacttttttttttactgtagtttagttagtaaatattttcttaaatcaatttcttgaactgcattgttcgttaagggcttgtaagaaagcatttcacggtaaggtctaaacctgttgtattcgacgcatctgacaaaaaacattatttaaaaaaatatatataaattcagaggagactgcgtgaatcaggccttcatggtgaaattgctgcaaactactgaaggacaccaataataagaagagacatgcttgagccaagaaacacgagcaagggACATTTGACCGGTTGAAATCTGTccattggtctgatgaatccaattTTTGATTTTCGGTTCAAACCGACGTgtctctttgtgagacgcagagtaggtgaacagatttaTGGAAAAggattcctcatgaagctggttgagagaatgccaatagtgtgcaaagctgtcatcaaggcaaagggtggaaactgaagaatctaaaatctaaaatatattttgatttgttgaacacttttttggttactacatgattccatatgtgttatttcatattattctacaatgtagaaaatagtaaaaatatagaaaaacccttgaatgagtagatgtgtccaaacttttgactggtactgttcagTGGTACACTCCACCAACACTCATAGCAACTCAACTCAGTAGAGATGTAGACATGGATGGAGTTAAGATACTCAGCAACATCTTTTCCTTACTTGGTTAGACTGTTTTGTTGTAATTTGTGAGGAGGTTCCATTCAGTCTAGCCATGGTCAAGTTCTAGATACTATAGCACTACAGCATTAATAATGTATATTTTTGACAGTGTTTTTTCTTTGATCTGTATtaatatatgtatttattttataggTTTTTCTCTTTCCTGTTGTTCATCACTCATGATGAAAGGATAAAGAGCAAACCCCTCAACAAATATCTATTTCTTAACAGACATGAAGACAACACTCTTAGCCTCAACCTTTATGGAAATTACCAGCACCGGCCAGAAGCGGCAAGGTGGCATTGATAAGACTGAAGTCGAGAGAGACCTGACCTGTCTGGCAACACTTCCACCACTGAAAAaggaagacagagaaagacaggaaaATAGAGAAATGTAAAAGAGGAAAGACGACATGTACATAAGATAGAGCGGTAGAGATGGTGTTAAGGGaataggatgagagaggagagaagttgaggagagagagtttCCGCAATCCACTCCTAACCTGTTCTGAGGAACTGGTAGGGCTTGGAAGGGGAGGGaacagggtgagagggagggggtagaggagagagaaagagagtgagagagagagagagagggggggtgatagGAGGGTAGAAAAAAcggcctctcacacacacacacacacacacacacacacacacacacacacacacacacacacacacacacacacacacacacacacacatacacacacacacacacacacatacacacacacacacacagacacacatacaggcacacacaggcaacTAAGCAACAGAGAAAAAAACTCACACACATAGATCTTCAAAGCCACAAGTTTCATAGACTGACAATTATCCTAAGAGATTACATCTGGGGGATTGCGTCAGATAAATAAGGTGAGAAGAGGGGCAAGACTCAGTCACCTCAGCgcagcaagacagacagacagacagacagacagacagacagacagacagacagacagacagacagacagacagacagacagacagacagacagacagacagacagacagacagacagacagacagacagacagacagacagacagacagacagacagacagacagacagacagacagacagggatagcagctcagagaagagaaaagaagcagcactccaccactccactCAAAGTGACTCGGctcagagagacggagagaagagaaggagagctccagctcacactctactctactctaactcAGAGGGACCAAGGACACAGAAAACCAGTGCTACCGCTCTCACTCCCTCACATAGAGGAGCAcagcacagcagagagagagagagagatacaatccAGTGAAGAGTCTCCATTGCACAGACAAGTGACTTCAGAGAAAAAGCCAACGAGAACAGAAAAAAACCAAGGATTACATGGGTCCCTTTTTCTCCCCTCCTTGGATTCTTCATTTTGATGAGAAAAAGCTTTAGTTTTTCTGTTTAGAAATTGTTTATTTGATTCATTTTTTGAACATTTTTGCTGTCTCCCCGTCCCCTCTTCTAACCCTCCCCTTATCTCATCCTCTCCAGAGGTGGTAGAGGTAGTTTCTCATTTGTATTTAATGAGGAGAGTGAGCGGTGGAGGGCGAGAGGTGCTTGTTCCCCAGCAGAGGTGTTTTGAGTTATGGACGTTGACACATTCCTTTGGAACACGAGAGGAATAAGCAGCAGCAGTGTTGTCGTCGTCAGCCGCCGGGGGTTCCATCTCCCGCTCTcagcctttctccctctcccctctccagcaTGGTCCTTTCTGTGAGCCTCTCTCCAGTCCTCCCAGCTCCAGTACAATGTCCAGATGGACAGTGACTAAGGGTGCCGCCGCCTGGTCCTGCATTCGTCTGTCCCTCATCTCCACAATGCTCGTCCTTCTGCTCTACCCGTTGCCCTCCACGTGTCATCACAATGCACCTGGGGTCGCCACTCACTCCGTGCTGCGCTTGCCCAGGGTGGCCAACACCTCTTCAGCCACTGTTGTGGGGCGGCATGTGCGCAGCTATAACCATCTCCAAGGAGACGTGCGCAAGAGGAAACTCTACTCCTATCAGAAGTTCTTTCTCAGGATTGATAAAAATGGCAAAGTCAATGGCACCAAAAACAAAGACGATCTCTACAGTAAGTAACCCCATAAAATATGCACTCCCTCAGCTTATGTTCTGTGAGTTTGGCttcttttctctcccctctcacatGTGGGTCCCATAGAGTTTGTGGGGTGGTGGTTTTCCCCCATTGTTATGGCATTGCTCTCAGATTTTTCTCCACTGCACATTCACACATAATAGGAACCTTACCTGGTATTCTGGTGGGCAGCAGTGGTGGGCAGCATAGATCATGTGTAGCCTGTGtttcgtgtctctctctctgcctgggcAGCAGAAGGTTCTGGAAGCAGCATATTTGTTGCCTCAGTTACTCAGTGTACTTTCCTTTAGAGCATGTCTACTGGAACCAATTAGAAATAgcctgaagaacccttttgtctCTGAGCAAATATCTCAAAAATCAACATCATCCCTGGGGCTCAGGGATCACATCCCTGTATGTTTTCTTTTGTGACTTATTATATCACTTTATTATAGGTCATAATACTGGTGATACTAGTGGCATATATAATGTTATCATTGTTTGAGGTTTTCATCAACCTCATCCCTTCCCAGTTGCCGTAGCCGTGTCCTTTACCCTTTATGGGCACGGCTGACATGAATCTCTCTAAGTGCTTGTATCCATTCACACGCCCCTGCTGAGAATGACACCTCAGCTCCTTGTCATGCTGCTCAAAGCGCTACAATTGCCTGCCTGGATGCCGTAAAGTTTACTATGCAGTGAGCGATACACCAGACACCCAGGACAACACTCGCAGCACCTGACCGCCACAGTCTCTCTGTCCAAACTGGCCATGGACTTTCTGTCAGCGAACTCTGAACACACTGTGGCCGTAATAAAAGAAGGCTTTGCCATATGGAGCCCATGTGGTGTGAGGCTTCTCCTCACTGACAGGCCCACTCAAACGCTGAGGCTGTGCAAGACATGGCTGAAGGAATTTCAATTAGCAGAGCTTCCTCTCGCCTTCAGCGCTCACAGCGCTCACAGTTCAACCATTAGAATCAGACGTGTCAAAAAACACAAAAAGTTCAAGCTTTGAAATCAGGTCACAACATTAGCTCCCAGGCGTTGAATACTTAGATAGTTTGAAAGCCACTTTACAATATTCTATAGGGGCGTCTTTCTTGTTTATGGAAAGATAGCGGTAAAAAAAGAGAGTAAAAAACAAAAGAGAATATTGATTATTTTGCGGCGAGTGTCCAATGCATTCTGCATGTGAGTTGTTCCCGCCAATAGCCAACCACGTGTGAATATAATGCGGTTGTCATTAGCTCCCACAATGACCTTAGGCACAAGTCTGGCTGGTAATAATGCTGAAACCAGATGCACAGAGCACTTCTTGGGGAATTCACATCCCGTGCAGACCTAATACTGTCCCATCTGAAGTGTAGCTAGACTGGGCCAGGAATGTCTGGGGGGGGGGTTTCTCGCCACTTTTTTAGCCTCTAAGGAGATTTATACACAAAAACATTTTATATGAATCTCAAAGTAAAATGCCCACCAGGTTGCAGCAATGTCCTGTGTCTCGCTGACTTGAAACCCATCAGCTTGTGGTGAAAAGTCAAAGATGTGGCACAAGACGTGGTGATAAGCACATTTTGGTTTATTTATTCAGAAACTGTAGAAACTACAGTTTAAAAACCAGGTCTCCTGGTTTGGTCCTAGAAAGGGGGACTTGTTGACTAGTTGAAATGTCTCAAGGTAGCAGGAAGATAGAGAGCTGCAGGGTAATATTGCTATATGTTGGTGGTGATGATAAAGATGCTGGGGGAGTGATTGTTTCTCCTTGCTCTGCAGTTTGTCCAGTCATAAACCCTGACAGTGGGACAGCTGAAAAAGGATCCTAAGTCTTTATTGAGCAGTGGAAGGGAGATTGTTCTGAGTACATGTTCATCTAGCCTGTCACCTTCTCT
The DNA window shown above is from Salmo salar chromosome ssa13, Ssal_v3.1, whole genome shotgun sequence and carries:
- the LOC106568156 gene encoding fibroblast growth factor 10 encodes the protein MSRWTVTKGAAAWSCIRLSLISTMLVLLLYPLPSTCHHNAPGVATHSVLRLPRVANTSSATVVGRHVRSYNHLQGDVRKRKLYSYQKFFLRIDKNGKVNGTKNKDDLYSVLEIKSVDVGIVAIKGLSTNFYLAISKKGELYGARDFGVDCRLTERIEENRYNTYASAEWRNKKKAMFVGLSANGKPMRGKKTRRKNTATHFLPIVV